The genomic stretch GTCGTTTAACTATGAGCCAACACAATCAACCTTTGAAGAAAttaagaagaagaacatTGTATCCATTGGTTTCAACAGTGataattttgaaataacTGGCCTAACCAAAGATACAGACTATATTATCAGTTTTGGTGAAGCAGGAGTAGCACAGTTAACACCTCCAGGAATTAATAAGAGATCAGGCATTGAGGCGTTACTAAATCACTATAATTCCAATGCCAATGAATGTGCATATATAGGGGATTCACAGAACGATCACGAAGCCATGGAGTTTTGTTATGTATCATTTGCCGTAGGAAACGCCGATGATGATACAAAACAAAAGGCAAAGTGGGTATTAGATTTAAACTATGACAAGGGAGCTTTCGAAAAGGCTGTTAAACTATTGACTGATTCTTTGTGACATCTTATTTGAATATCATAGCTTCCtaacaatatataataaccacatttaaacaatttaaaccCTAacattttgtatatttacgTTACTGTAGGCAGTTCACTAATTATATTCCGATGCCCTGTGCTATGTGTAAGATCTGAACAACTGATAAAATAGTGcataaaaaaattaaatgacGGAAACATAAAACAAAACAGAAAGTAAGTGGATTAATGTAACAAATTCATAGTACCAATAATTactcaaataaataaactatatcaaaaaaaaaaaaaaaaaacaaagCCATGAAGTAAAAGAGAAAACATTgaaaacacaaaatttgatataaatataaaaatatatgaattttaatattgattACACAATAAACAACTAATATGGGTAACAGCAGGCTACGTTACCCAAAAATGTAATATTTTCCAATTTTTAACCTTTAATACCTtataatcaattttaatatgttGAAAAATTAGTTCTATAGTAGTTTTATTTCTCTGTGCTAAAATTTAGTATATGACGTACACATGCATTGTACTTCCCTGGCCATATAGTGTGTAGTTGAAACTAACTGAAAACTGTTTATATTGTCAAAAATGACAAAATATTTTGCTTTAGATATGGataaaacattttatatcGAAGATTCCAAGAAATTTAGGAAGAATATCGATACTTTCATCGAGTTGAATAGAAGGTGTATAGTTCCTTTCTTTTGCACAGGTTAGTTAATAGGGGTTAATGAATAATTTAGGCCGATCTTATCATTCTGCGATGAATTTGGTGGGCAATGAGTTTGTGAATAAGACCGGTTATATGGGTTACCCCGGTGTTTATTCAAACGGAGCCGTGGTATACGGACCCGATGGAAGTCTTATAAGCCACtcgtattttttaaaagattttattcaaaaatttgtaaaatatatcacTGATAACAATCTTTGCGGTCAAACGATATTTGGTGATACAGAAATGTCATATTCAATTGCCGAGTTGGATAATGACTTTAAAGACTATCctaaacaaaaaaacattACCGCTTTTGAAATAATCAGCCCAAATGAAgtcataaataaaaaaataacaagcATCCACATAAATAAGCATGTTCAAATCGATGAATTAAgtgataaatttacaacaaAAGTATGTGCAAACGAAACAACCTTTCACATTTCGCCAAAAGGAATAACAAAAGCATTTGGGGTTAAAATGCTACTTCACAGTATAGGATTGACGCCCAAAGagtgtttatttattggcAATGGTGAAAACGATATTGAACTACTAGAGTTTTGTGGATCATCATATGCAGTTGGCAATGCAAATGATGATGTAAAAAAGGCAGCCAAAACAGTTTTAAAGGAAGATTACGACAAGGGAGCGTTTCAGAAGGCAGCCAGACTGATTTCGTTATAATCGTATCTAGGCACTTCTGAAATCAACTAACtcgtaaatttaaatcaaaaactccatacacattatttataaaaacaactaaATTGATATTACAAGTATAAATGATGATTACTTCcttgttaaattaaatgtattttgAATTTAGTCCTCACAACACACATTATAGTGAATGAAAAAAAGATAGATAATCCAATGTTATCATGTAAATatagtaacaatatattaataaataacaatttgtatattaaaaattggaGAAGATTCCTAGGAAACCATGACAACATATCGAAGTTATTTGAACAGTTAAAAGAAGCTAAAACCAGAAAAgaattgttaaattttaaatttaatataaacacaagCCAAAGACTCAATCAAGTAAATGGTTTTTGTCATGTTGGTCCGTTAAAGCTTAAAGAAACaagtaataatttaaaatgtgtagacaaCGAGCCCAAATACACTTCAAATATTACATCGTTATTGGATAATACACACAATCACACAGCTTATAaagcaaataaaaatgtaattaTCGATTGCTTTGAAGATTTGGCACTGTTGAGAAGTAAAAAACAAGACTTAGCCCTGTTTCTATTAGAGTCTTTGaatgtagttttaaatGACTTGGAATTTGAAGAGGTATGTAGATTGCttaaacacatatgtaACCTGAAGTTAAACGACACTAGTGTAGATTGCAAGATACAAACGCTGTATAAAAACTTGCTAACAAGAGTAAATTATCTAGTGACTCAGATGCTTTCAGACATGAGAGGAGTAGTCAAGATTGACGGTCTCCCTAAATATTCAAAGGACTATGAAAGTAATGGCACTAATAAAGACCTGGTAACAGATTTAAAAGGCTCTAAGCACTTGGATGAAACGTGGAAACTGTGGTACAATTTAACGAAGAAAGGGGATGCGAAGGCCAGAAACACGTGCACACTCCTGCTATCACTACTGGAATTGGAAACTGGATGGATATTTAAATCGGATATAAGAAGAGTCTGTAGAACACTGGACGCTATAGTGGGAGAATGCGAATCATTTAGTAAATTGGAAGAAaggtgtattttaaaactggTAAAACGGTTAGGATGGCTACTATTAAATGAAACAATAAATGGAAATGAAAAGCAATACATAAagaacaataatataactCCAATACACCTAAAGAAATTGTTTTGTAACATCGCAAAGATATCGAAGATATCGCCAAAAGTATTAGTGAATTCATTTAAGCTGAGTAACACATCACAATCATTTGGTAATCTAATAGCAATATCGAGAAGAGTGTTTGAAAGTGAAGGGGCTAAGCTCAAAACAGTAGAAGAAGATTACGAAAATGAGTCACGATTCGTTTCAGAAGAGGTGACTAAACGCATAAATGAGTTGAATTTTAAGTCTAATAAGCTATTTCTGAAGATATTTGCATATAGTGTCGATATAATAAAGTTTATAGACTATTTGTTAATGGACCAGTtaaatgaagaagaggaattTGAGGAAAGATACAAAGGAATAAGTGGATTAAAAAGTGAACTAATAAGATTTTCAGAAGAAATACTGTCAAAAGTACAAGTAAAAAGTGAAGATTTGATAATATCTGAATGTAGAAGCATGTATTATCTGGCGCTTACAACATCACTAAACAGATGCGGAATAGATAATAAAACACAAGATTGTAATAGTAACCATGGTAACAATGAAGGTGTATTGAAAGAAATATGCAACAAAGTGAGTAAAAACACGGAAACAATGATTAAgagtgtaaataataacatgAACATGCCGAGTGAATGGGATCCAGGTGACACGAGAAAGAGCGTATGTGCTAGTGATGTAAATAAGATGACCAcaaaatatgtacaatatctACTGTACGCGGATAAAGTGATTAGTTTCATTGATGAATTAAGACTagatttagaaaaaattaatgacACATAtgagatgtgtaaactatATGCGGaaaaattatcaaataaCTACAAGGTGATTATGGACAAAAGTGAAGATAACCATGTACTGCAAACAATATACGTAACAATgttaaataagtataacCTCTTATCAAAAGAAGTATACTTGGAATttttgagtaaaataagtcAAATTAAGAGTTGGAATAGTTGGAGCGGGAAGGAAATATCAATGTTATGTGACTTGTTTTCAAGGACACGGGAGAAACTAGGTCCACCAGACAACAAGGGTGAATACACTAGTAGTAAAGAGGTTTATGAGCAACATAATGAAGACAACAAAAGTTATCAAGCACCGTATATGATAAGAACTTGTTTAAAATCACTTTTAGACTACTATATATTGCACGGTAATGTGTACAAGTTAGGAAACAGGGAATTCATATCGTTGATAAGCTGTATGAACGCCATCGAAGACTTCATTTttagtagtagcagtaacatTGGTAGTTTAATAAGGGatgaaatattaaacagGATTGATAGTATGAATTTCAATCAGCTGATTAAGCTATTGTTGAATTTGTCAAATCACGTAGACGAACAGCTGAGAGGAGAGGTActgaaaaaaatggaaaactTAGATTGTATATGCGACATTTCAAATCTAGTCGAGTTAAATGATAAAGAAGTAACCAGCAGAGTGCTAGCAAggtataaaatagaaattgTTGATAAAAGGTATGTACTGTTTGAAAAGTATGTGAAAAACAAGTTTTTAAAGCGGTACGGAAAAGTAAATTACAATAAGAACTACACAACGGAAGAAAAGTTCACGATTTTAGCAAATCAGTTAATGTAACATAGTATTATGTGGATCTCAGAACACACATCTTTTGTACATATGCACATCTacatgtatacacataagtgtgttagttaatatataaatgtgttagtgaatatataagtgtgccagtaaatatataagtgtgccagtaaatatataagtgtgttagttaatatataaatgtgccagtaaatatataaaaaatattagtgaTTTAGTGAGGACAAGTTAaacttcatcttcatcgtCGAGCATTTCATACTCGTCGTCGAAGAAGTCAACGGATACAGTGTCCATGTAATAGGCGAGGGGCGCGTGCCATACCTCGCGCCTTATTATTTCACCAATGTCTGGGCGATTGAGCCATTCCTCCTCAGTGAACCACTCGAACAGGGACCAGTCTATACACTTGTCGTTCTTCCTGGCCTTAATAGCCTCGTCGACAGGACTCTGAGCAAATGTTTAAAGCTGATTAAAACGTACCTTGCCTGGTTTCCAGGTAATCTTAGTACACTCCTTGACGTTCTCCTTGTTATTGTTGAAAACAACGTGTTTGGTGAGGGAAAGTGGACTCATGAACTCAGAAGCCTTGTCAGAAAAATTCTAAAGAATTACGTTAAACGAGGTAATATGAGTATCTTTTACAAAGGCATGAGTGTTAAAAGTTACACAGTATTTAATCGGTACTGGTGACGTGGTCGGCACACTAATATATAGGCCAAATAGGTAAGTACTTACCAAAGTCAGTTTATAGGAGCCATTATTATCCAAGTTGTCGTAAAGCTCAATGCTCTTAAGTTGTTCTAACACGGGAATGTCTGCGGAAGTGAGGTAGCACAGGGCAGGATGGTGTGTCAGCGCCTTACACCAGAATCCAGGGATATTATCAATAATCTCCTAAAGACAGGTGACAGGGGAAACCGAACCTGGCGCTTATCATAGTAGggctgcttcttcttgtcGAACATCCTCTGGATGTTCATCTGTTCGTTGGCGCACTCCTCGTCGAGCGACATGAGGGCCTTCTGAACTAACAAAATGAAACGGAATGGGACGTACCCTCGTCGAATTCGGACAAGAAAGGAATGAGAGGGTTCTTAGCAGGGTCAGCCctgaaaataattataacgGTCCTCtataaatatcataaaagtaaatgtaAACACGTACAAGTCAGCGAGAGCCTGTTTGGATTTGGGGTCCTCCTCTAAGTTTCTCTTCATctcaataaatttattatagtttaaattgaaaaatttatgtaCTGAATAACTTGTACAGTAAAGATTAAACCGAATACATACGAACTGAAAACAATTTTTTGTAATAGAAACTACGAAATCGAGCTACGAAATAGAATACAATTAAAGATTATAAAATGGCGAGTTTCAGTAGAGCTGGAAGATGATCTAACAAACAATAAGTAAGTATAGAAATGGTTATAGGAGCCAATTCCCCACAGGTTAATAAAATGCTGTTAAAACCAGGAAGGATGACTATATATTGAGTTGGTACAACAGTCAAGATAAGTACATTTCAAATTTTGTTGATCCAAGGGTTTTAAGATTATGTTAACCGTATTAACCGGTGATGTCGATTGATGTGTGTTGAtgactttatttttttgttgaCTCTaaaaacatttacacacgGACTCATATctctaaattaaaacaatggCAATTAAATGGTCAATCTGATATATTCACATGTTCCAACTTTTCTTGTTATTAGGCTGTTGAagattttgttttaatatctTAAAAGTGTAGGTCAAAAATACCCAAAGATTCTATGTTAAACCTTGTGTAGTcgttttgttttttgtgtaaatttgtttaatcTATGTGTTATTGGGTTAAATCACTGACCAGTACACATCAAGTTATTAGcctttatatttaataatgtattttagtttttttaacaaaactCTATCTTTTGTTTATTGTTATGTTGTTTGTTTCTTTGTTATTAATTCACTATTTTGTTTGGGCCTCAAAAGTAATTTACCATATGACAACAATTCAGACCTATCTAAAAGAAATTATAAGTGTGTTATTAtgatattaaataacaattatataattaatttatgtataatattgacACAATGTGTAGAGAAATGATTAATCTGGGTTCATTTAATGATAGCAAATACTCGTCTGGAGAAATAACACTTGTTAAGTCACAGTTAAAGGCAGATGTTACATATAAACTGGTGTTAGGAAGTCAAATAACAACAGGATCAATTTGGTTCTGCGCAGATATCTATGCCGGAAGCGAATACAAGTTCACAAACCACAACTACTCAGACCTGAAAATGATCCTGAAAACAGACTATAAACATCACTTAGCCAAATATGGAATAGTAAAACACAACTTCAAAGTGGAGCCATTCAAAACACTGGGtaagtatatacacaaaagACGGATGATAAACAATATGTAGAGGATCTGACAGCAGTGGACCCGGGAATGGTAGGATTCCCGGAAAAACTATACACATTCTTAACAGTGTCGAAGGACGTGAAGGTAGGAGAATACGTGGTACTGTTTGCATACGGAAGGACCTTTACAGACGACCTCCCACACAAGTTCAAAGAGTTCAAggttaaaatagtataatCACAcatgtgtaattttaaactcaaTAATAcatgttaaatataataaaaatgttaattttaatgagTAAATGGTGAAATTAGAGAGTTTGAGATCTGGTGGTTGTGAGGAGGCCACTTTcagtaaatattaatgtacTATAGCAAAATCAGAGCAGTaacaaatgtattatagaAGGTATAGCGGAAACAATGCAGAAAATATCAGATGTGTTGGAAATAACAGAGAATATAAGGAACGTGTGCTTCCTGGCACACGTGGACCACGGAAAAACGACGTTGTCAGACGCGCTGATCTCAAGCGTAGGAATCATCAGCGAAAAACTGTCAGGAAAGCTGAGATACCTCGACAACAGAGATGACGAGCAGAGAAGAATGATAACAATCAAGTCGTCGAGCATATCGCTGCTGTACTCAAAATCGGAGCTCTTAAACGAGAATGTAACGGGAGAAACAGCCAAAAAGGACAAAATATTGATTAACCTGGTGGATTCCCCAGGACACGTGGATTTCTCAATAGAAGTGTCGACAGCAGCAAGACTGTGCGACGGAGCACTGCTGATAGTGGACGTGGTGGAAGGAATATGCCCGCAAACGAGAGCAGTGCTGAAGCAAGCATGGAGAGAGAACGTGAAGACAGCGCTGGTGCTCAATAAGATAGATAAGCTGATACTGGACCTGCACATGACGCCGCTGGAGGCGTACAAAAGAATGAGCAACCTAGTAGAGCAAGCAAACGCACTTATCTACCAGTTGTACATGGAAGAGGTGATGAAAAAGTACGACACGCCAGATATGCAGAAGAGCGAAAAGTGGTTCTACTCGCCGTCGGAAGGAAACGTGGCATTCTGCAGCGCAATACACAGATGGTGCGTGTACGTGCCAGAGTTCGTGTGCCAGGTGGGAAGTAAGCTGGGCATATCGCAGAATAAGCTGGACATCGTGCAGAAGTCGCTCTGGGGAgactactactactgcaCGAAGACGAAGAGCATCAAGGTGTGCAAGAATCAGGAAAAGCCAATGTTCGTGCAGTTCGTGCTGGAGCAGGTGTGGAAGGTGTACGACGCAGTGCTGAGCTGCGACGTGGAGTACATAAAAAAGGTAGCAGCGCACTCGAAGGCGAAGTTCAGCAGTAGGCAGCTGAAGCTGTTGGAAAAAATAGGAGACCAAAGAGAAGGGAAGAAATCGCAAGGAGAATACCTTCTGTCGCAAGACGAAAGAGACCACCTGCTGCAGACGATACTGAGTAACTGGCTGCCACTGTGCGGAGGAATCTTCAGACTAATAGTGGATTCACTGCCGAGTCCACTCACGGCGTCGAGAAAGAGgctgaaaaaaatatgcCCCTCAATCACAAACTACGCAAAATACGAGCAGATACTGTCGCTGGACAAGGAGGCACCAGTGATAGTGCACATCGCAAAGTTCCTGGGCTCGGACCTGAGCCACATGAGGCTGACGAGAGACGTGCTCCAGGGAGACGAAAAGGCGGACGACTTCGTGGCATTCTCAAGAGTCTTCAGCGGAAAGGTGTCGAAGGGCGACGCGCTCTACATATGcaagtacctgaacaacaacCTGAGTCCGGAGGAGATGGAGAGCATAAGCGAGTTAGGTAAGAGAAGCATAGGAATGATAGTTAGAATCAAGACTGACGCAGCGCAGTCGACAGCAGCAAATATTTTTCAGACGAGCCGTACGAAGACGTGCACATCAAGGTGAGGATCAACAAGGTGATGATACTGATGGGATCGGAGCTGATCGAAGTGGAGACGGCGCACCCAGGGAACATAGTGGCGCTGTCAATATCGACGAGCCAGAGCGACATAGCGCCGAACAAGGAGGACTACGTAAGTTTAAAGGCATATAAGGATGCGATTGGAGATTATCTGGGTCCACGCAGATATTATATGCCGAGATAGTGACAACCACACAATACCAATTGTACTGACGCAATGTGTGCAGGTAAAGGACGTGATGGCGTGGCTGCTGTCGCTGACAGATCCGCacaggaagaagatgtaCACGCTCGAAGGAGGCTACAACAGGAACAAGATcacgaggacgaggacgcTGTGTTCAGTGGACAGGCACCTGACGCTTTCAAACGACCCAGAGTTGCCGCCGTTTTCGTCGCCAACGAACGAGGTACGGCCAGAAAATACACACAAGACACACGCATATACAAACACAAGCACagatatatacatatggcatatacaaacaaatacaaacgCATATATATAGCACATGGTTAGAGTAAAGAGTAGAGTATTATACGGTGATTGTAGTACTTAACCTGAAGGTAAATCAATGTTTTAGTTCAATAACTCGATAATAAGAGTGTCAGTGGAACCGCAGAATTTTAAAGACATGGACCAGCTGCTGACAGGGTTGGCGCTGCTGTACACAGCAGATCCGGCAGTAGAAGTAAGTTGGAAGCTAAGTCACGGTGAGTAGATTGACATCTTGAAGACCGGAGAGTACATACTGGCGTGTTGCGGAGAGGTTCACCTGGAAAGATGCATATCAGACTTGACGAACCTGTACGCAAAAATACCAATCAACAGTAAGTCCGGAGAAGTGGATTAGTTAGGTCCACTGCAATACTGAGGTAGATAGATCCACTGCTTTGGCTATGTGCAGTGTATTGCGCCATTGATGCGCAGCGTATTATGTACTACGTATTGTAGAAGTAGTAAACAATTGTATTAACAACTGCCGCAGCGTCGAAGTTCAGAGTGTCGATAAGAGAGGGAATagtggacctgaagaatAACATGAGTTCGCA from Theileria orientalis strain Shintoku DNA, chromosome 1, complete genome encodes the following:
- a CDS encoding elongation factor 2: MVKLESLRSGGCEEATFKGIAETMQKISDVLEITENIRNVCFLAHVDHGKTTLSDALISSVGIISEKLSGKLRYLDNRDDEQRRMITIKSSSISLLYSKSELLNENVTGETAKKDKILINLVDSPGHVDFSIEVSTAARLCDGALLIVDVVEGICPQTRAVLKQAWRENVKTALVLNKIDKLILDLHMTPLEAYKRMSNLVEQANALIYQLYMEEVMKKYDTPDMQKSEKWFYSPSEGNVAFCSAIHRWCVYVPEFVCQVGSKLGISQNKLDIVQKSLWGDYYYCTKTKSIKVCKNQEKPMFVQFVLEQVWKVYDAVLSCDVEYIKKVAAHSKAKFSSRQLKLDHLLQTILSNWLPLCGGIFRLIVDSLPSPLTASRKRLKKICPSITNYAKYEQILSLDKEAPVIVHIAKFLGSDLSHMRLTRDVLQGDEKADDFVAFSRVFSGKVSKGDALYICKYLNNNLSPEEMESISELDEPYEDVHIKVRINKVMILMGSELIEVETAHPGNIVALSISTSQSDIAPNKEDYIIWVHADIICRDSDNHTIPIVLTQCVQVKDVMAWLLSLTDPHRKKMYTLEGGYNRNKITRTRTLCSVDRHLTLSNDPELPPFSSPTNEFNNSIIRVSVEPQNFKDMDQLLTGLALLYTADPAVEIDILKTGEYILACCGEVHLERCISDLTNLYAKIPINTSKFRVSIREGIVDLKNNMSSHLLSKKVNFPPWKSMPSEEGQRGSEENLGNESEVVDENYKPEEKANHIQVVPELYITQESVNNGLEYFKISDDFALFLTARQMNSSILEYLDENSREMKGLIYSGEIPSRFEGCTLNESLEQIEKEIYELINTKPTSKQSKSGSKGARMDRNEEGSSAWGDLWAISFSKGSRCLLFYKSKSTIFKNTSQKMLSNVKWSFSESYNRSSIYSQKNGKMISNIISGFELASQSGPLTEEPLRGVVFVIEGIYMREDNLFANNTAASPKQVKQTYAQEKEFAIEDVNLNDLNININKDFNNILNKFTNESDHKKYKLKDCEGERDIRFEARREEREGSVFSGSVETSLRLSDSCTATSSKRSHSMTTWKLMSNMRRLCRKTYMQRGRTRIYEVILRLDLQCDQNVLGKIYNVLQKRRTQILSENVKEGTTTFVIEATMPASESFGLAQDLRSKASGGVIFHLQFSHWEMHPDDPFPETTMTDSELEDDGFNIALLLQSNIPRKIVNDIRKIKGLPTEEKVVAAPEKQRTLSTKK
- a CDS encoding haloacid dehalogenase-like family hydrolase — translated: MTKYFALDMDKTFYIEDSKKFRKNIDTFIELNRRCIVPFFCTGRSYHSAMNLVGNEFVNKTGYMGYPGVYSNGAVVYGPDGSLISHSYFLKDFIQKFVKYITDNNLCGQTIFGDTEMSYSIAELDNDFKDYPKQKNITAFEIISPNEVINKKITSIHINKHVQIDELSDKFTTKVCANETTFHISPKGITKAFGVKMLLHSIGLTPKECLFIGNGENDIELLEFCGSSYAVGNANDDVKKAAKTVLKEDYDKGAFQKAARLISRFLGNHDNISKLFEQLKEAKTRKELLNFKFNINTSQRLNQVNGFCHVGPLKLKETSNNLKCVDNEPKYTSNITSLLDNTHNHTAYKANKNVIIDCFEDLALLRSKKQDLALFLLESLNVVLNDLEFEEVCRLLKHICNLKLNDTSVDCKIQTLYKNLLTRVNYLVTQMLSDMRGVVKIDGLPKYSKDYESNGTNKDLVTDLKGSKHLDETWKLWYNLTKKGDAKARNTCTLLLSLLELETGWIFKSDIRRVCRTLDAIVGECESFSKLEERCILKLVKRLGWLLLNETINGNEKQYIKNNNITPIHLKKLFCNIAKISKISPKVLVNSFKLSNTSQSFGNLIAISRRVFESEGAKLKTVEEDYENESRFVSEEVTKRINELNFKSNKLFLKIFAYSVDIIKFIDYLLMDQLNEEEEFEERYKGISGLKSELIRFSEEILSKVQVKSEDLIISECRSMYYLALTTSLNRCGIDNKTQDLSKNTETMIKSVNNNMNMPSEWDPGDTRKSVCASDVNKMTTKYVQYLLYADKVISFIDELRLDLEKINDTYEMCKLYAEKLSNNYKVIMDKSEDNHVLQTIYVTMLNKYNLLSKEVYLEFLSKISQIKSWNSWSGKEISMLCDLFSRTREKLGPPDNKDNKSYQAPYMIRTCLKSLLDYYILHGNVYKLGNREFISLISCMNAIEDFIFSSSSNIGSLIRDEILNRIDSMNFNQLIKLLLNLSNHVDEQLRGEVLKKMENLDCICDISNLVELNDKEVTSRVLARYKIEIVDKRYVLFEKYVKNKFLKRYGKVNYNKNYTTEEKFTILANQLM
- a CDS encoding nucleosome assembly protein, which codes for MKRNLEEDPKSKQALADLADPAKNPLIPFLSEFDEVQKALMSLDEECANEQMNIQRMFDKKKQPYYDKRQEIIDNIPGFWCKALTHHPALCYLTSADIPVLEQLKSIELYDNLDNNGSYKLTLNFSDKASEFMSPLSLTKHVVFNNNKENVKECTKITWKPGKSPVDEAIKARKNDKCIDWSLFEWFTEEEWLNRPDIGEIIRREVWHAPLAYYMDTVSVDFFDDEYEMLDDEDEV